The Candidatus Woesearchaeota archaeon genome includes the window TGATTCAGATTTAGATGAAGCAAATGAACAAAAAACCTCAGTAGTTGTAAGAGTAGATTAGAGATTTAATAAAATCTACAAATTTTCATTTTGGTAAAATCACTTAATTCTATTTTGTCTTGATGAATACAACTAAAGCTATATTTACAAATATTATTAGTTCTAGTTCTTTCTTCTCCATTATATTCACTCATATCTATGTAATCAAATTGATTTCTTTTAATATTTCTATTTTAAAATTTATCTTAATATTTAAAAAGCATTGTAAATTTAATATATTATAGAATAGCTTATGAAGAACTAAAAAAAGGTGCAATTAAAAATTAAAATTTTTTTTCAGTAACTTTCTTTAGTCAAAATTTGATTATAAAATGGCACACGAAGAATTAAAAGAGAGGATTGAAGAACTTGAAGCAGAGTTAAAAGGTACTAAAGTAAATAAAAAAACAGAGATGGCAGTAGGACAACTAAAGTCAAAGATTGCCAAAATAAAAGAAGAATTAGAAGTAAAATTATCAAAGGGTAAATCTGTAGGGGACGGTTTTGCAGTTAAAAAAGAAGGTGATGCTACTGTTGGCCTTTTAGGAAAGCCAAGTGTAGGTAAATCAACTCTATTAGGCAAGATAACAAATAAAAAATCAAAAATTGGAGCATATGAATTCACAACTCTAGATGTTGTTCCAGGACTTCTACACTTTAAACACACAAACTTACAAATTCTTGACTTGCCAGGTATTATTGAGAGAGCAGCAGATAATAGAGGTTTCGGAAAAAAAGTTCTATCTGTAGTTAGGGCATGTGATTTAGTAATATTTGTAATTGATGTTAAAGATCCACTAGGTGAAATTAAAATGCTCCTAGATGAAACTTATAAGTCTGGTATTAGATTCAATCAAAGAGAACCTTTTATCGAGATTAAAAGAGCATTCAATGGTGGCATTAGTGTTCCACTAAATAATTCTTCAGATAATATACCCTATTCATTAATTGAAGAAGTAATGCATGATATGAAATATACAAATGCTGAAATAATCATTCACGAAAAAAATCTAAATGTAGATGATTTTATTGATGCTTGTTATGGTAATTTAGTATATAAAAAAGCAGTTTTTTGTTTAAATAAAATTGATTTATTCGATGTTGATACAATAAAAGGTATGGTTGATGAAATCAAAGAGAAATATCCTCAATTCTCATTAATTGGAATTTCTGCAGATGCTGACATCAATTTAGATAAATTTAAAGATTTCATGTGGGATCAACTAGGTTTCATATGGGTTTATTTAAAAGAGCTAAAAAAAGAACCAGATATGCAAAGACCTCTTGTCGTAAGAAAAGGTGATACTGTAGAAAGAGTTTGCAATAAAATCCACAAAGATGTTCTAGATAAATTTAAGCATGCAAGAATTAAAGGTAGTTCTGCAAAATTCAACTGGCAAAGAGTAGGCCTAGATCATGTTGTAAAAGATAAAGACATTATAGAAATCTTCGCACGATAGTGCGAAGAGACTAAAAATTTAGAATAAATTTTTATGTATATTTTCGCGTTAATAA containing:
- a CDS encoding 50S ribosome-binding GTPase, translating into MAHEELKERIEELEAELKGTKVNKKTEMAVGQLKSKIAKIKEELEVKLSKGKSVGDGFAVKKEGDATVGLLGKPSVGKSTLLGKITNKKSKIGAYEFTTLDVVPGLLHFKHTNLQILDLPGIIERAADNRGFGKKVLSVVRACDLVIFVIDVKDPLGEIKMLLDETYKSGIRFNQREPFIEIKRAFNGGISVPLNNSSDNIPYSLIEEVMHDMKYTNAEIIIHEKNLNVDDFIDACYGNLVYKKAVFCLNKIDLFDVDTIKGMVDEIKEKYPQFSLIGISADADINLDKFKDFMWDQLGFIWVYLKELKKEPDMQRPLVVRKGDTVERVCNKIHKDVLDKFKHARIKGSSAKFNWQRVGLDHVVKDKDIIEIFAR